In Zingiber officinale cultivar Zhangliang chromosome 3B, Zo_v1.1, whole genome shotgun sequence, a single window of DNA contains:
- the LOC122056096 gene encoding probable 1-acyl-sn-glycerol-3-phosphate acyltransferase 5 isoform X1, translating to MSSINHCTSSEGETLNEIKKERNICEPAILKDQPRHRPLTTMRIIRGLVCLIILLSTAFMMIVYWAPVTTLFLRLFSVHYSRKSTSFLFATWLSLWPFLFEKINKTKVVFSGERLPMKERVLVFANHRTEVDWMYLWDLALRKGRLGFLKYVLKSSLMKLPIFGWGFHIFEFIAVERNWEIDESIMHEKLSSLKDPCDPLWLVVFPEGTDYTEKKCIKSQQFAAENGLPILKNVLIPKTKGFFACFEALRNSLDAVYDVTIGYKHRCPTLTDNLFGVDPSEVHIHVRRAPLCEIPTSENEVANWLIDRFKFKDQLLSDFTTHGHFPNQGTEGDISTWGFLVKFFTVIVSTSTFIYLTFFSSIWFKIYVAFSCSYLSFITYFGVLPSPILGSSNGLFHSKRKVF from the exons ATGTCAAGTATTAACCATTGTACCTCCTCAGAAGGTGAAACTTTGAATGAAATCAAGAAAGAGAGGAACATTTGTGAGCCTGCCATATTGAAAGACCAACCGAGACACCGTCCTCTGACAACTATGAGGATTATAAGGGGTTTGGTGTGCTTAATAATATTGCTTTCGACTGCTTTTATGATGATTGTTTATTGGGCCCCTGTGACCACTCTCTTTCTCCGGCTTTTCAGCGTGCACTACAGTAGGAAATCAACTTCCTTTCTCTTTGCTACATGGTTATCCCTCTGGCCCTTTCTAtttgagaaaataaataaaactaaggTGGTTTTTTCTGGTGAAAGATTGCCAATGAAAGAGAGAGTTTTGGTCTTTGCTAACCACAGAACTGAGGTTGACTGGATGTATTTGTGGGATCTTGCATTGAGGAAGGGCCGCTTGGGATTCTTGAAGTATGTTCTTAAGAGCAGTCTGATGAAGTTGCCTATATTTGGCTGGGGATTTCACATCTTTGAATTCATTGCAGTGGAGAGAAACTGGGAAATTGATGAATCAATCATGCATGAGAAGCTTTCAAGTCTTAAAGATCCTTGCGATCCTCTGTGGCTTGTTGTTTTTCCTGAGGGCACAGACTACAC TGAAAAGAAATGCATAAAGAGCCAACAGTTTGCAGCTGAGAATGGCTTACCTATTCTCAAAAATGTTCTCATTCCAAAGACGAAGGGATTCTTTGCATGTTTCGAAGCTTTAAGAAATTCCTTAGATGCAG TATATGATGTCACCATTGGCTACAAACATCGCTGTCCAACTCTTACCGATAATCTCTTTGGTGTGGATCCTTCTGAAGTCCATATTCATGTTCGACGTGCTCCCCTATGTGAGATTCCGACATCAGAAAATGAAGTAGCTAATTGGTTGATTGATAGATTCAAGTTTAAGGATCAACTCTTATCAGATTTTACAACTCATGGGCATTTCCCTAATCAAGGAACTGAAGGAGACATTTCTACATGGGGGTTCTTGGTGAAATTCTTCACGGTAATAGTTTCAACAAGCACTTTCATCTACTTGACATTTTTCTCGTCTATTTGGTTCAAGATCTATGTAGCCTTCAGCTGTTCGTACCTATCGTTCATTACCTACTTCGGTGTCCTACCATCTCCAATACTTGGCTCTTCAAACGGTTTGTTCCATAGCAAGAGGAAGGTTTTTTAA
- the LOC122056096 gene encoding probable 1-acyl-sn-glycerol-3-phosphate acyltransferase 5 isoform X2, whose product MSSINHCTSSEGETLNEIKKERNICEPAILKDQPRHRPLTTMRIIRGLVCLIILLSTAFMMIVYWAPVTTLFLRLFSVHYSRKSTSFLFATWLSLWPFLFEKINKTKVVFSGERLPMKERVLVFANHRTEVDWMYLWDLALRKGRLGFLKYVLKSSLMKLPIFGWGFHIFEFIAVERNWEIDESIMHEKLSSLKDPCDPLWLVVFPEGTDYTEKKCIKSQQFAAENGLPILKNVLIPKTKGFFACFEALRNSLDAVYDVTIGYKHRCPTLTDNLFGVDPSEVHIHVRRAPLYFTTHGHFPNQGTEGDISTWGFLVKFFTVIVSTSTFIYLTFFSSIWFKIYVAFSCSYLSFITYFGVLPSPILGSSNGLFHSKRKVF is encoded by the exons ATGTCAAGTATTAACCATTGTACCTCCTCAGAAGGTGAAACTTTGAATGAAATCAAGAAAGAGAGGAACATTTGTGAGCCTGCCATATTGAAAGACCAACCGAGACACCGTCCTCTGACAACTATGAGGATTATAAGGGGTTTGGTGTGCTTAATAATATTGCTTTCGACTGCTTTTATGATGATTGTTTATTGGGCCCCTGTGACCACTCTCTTTCTCCGGCTTTTCAGCGTGCACTACAGTAGGAAATCAACTTCCTTTCTCTTTGCTACATGGTTATCCCTCTGGCCCTTTCTAtttgagaaaataaataaaactaaggTGGTTTTTTCTGGTGAAAGATTGCCAATGAAAGAGAGAGTTTTGGTCTTTGCTAACCACAGAACTGAGGTTGACTGGATGTATTTGTGGGATCTTGCATTGAGGAAGGGCCGCTTGGGATTCTTGAAGTATGTTCTTAAGAGCAGTCTGATGAAGTTGCCTATATTTGGCTGGGGATTTCACATCTTTGAATTCATTGCAGTGGAGAGAAACTGGGAAATTGATGAATCAATCATGCATGAGAAGCTTTCAAGTCTTAAAGATCCTTGCGATCCTCTGTGGCTTGTTGTTTTTCCTGAGGGCACAGACTACAC TGAAAAGAAATGCATAAAGAGCCAACAGTTTGCAGCTGAGAATGGCTTACCTATTCTCAAAAATGTTCTCATTCCAAAGACGAAGGGATTCTTTGCATGTTTCGAAGCTTTAAGAAATTCCTTAGATGCAG TATATGATGTCACCATTGGCTACAAACATCGCTGTCCAACTCTTACCGATAATCTCTTTGGTGTGGATCCTTCTGAAGTCCATATTCATGTTCGACGTGCTCCCCTAT ATTTTACAACTCATGGGCATTTCCCTAATCAAGGAACTGAAGGAGACATTTCTACATGGGGGTTCTTGGTGAAATTCTTCACGGTAATAGTTTCAACAAGCACTTTCATCTACTTGACATTTTTCTCGTCTATTTGGTTCAAGATCTATGTAGCCTTCAGCTGTTCGTACCTATCGTTCATTACCTACTTCGGTGTCCTACCATCTCCAATACTTGGCTCTTCAAACGGTTTGTTCCATAGCAAGAGGAAGGTTTTTTAA